TGTTTGATCTGGATTATGCAGGACAGTATTTCAGAAGGATTAAGTCTGTGAGTGTGAGTTTGCCTTGTATTGCCGGGCCTCATACTATGGTGAGTGCTAAATTATCGCTCGTTAAAAACAAGTACCGTAAAAATATGAACCAGAATAACCTGGCAGGGACGGGGTATACAGAAGATCCGGCTGGGAATGACGACCGTTTTGTTTTCAATATTGGTGCAATTCAGTCTATTGCAGCTAGTAGTGCGCAAAATGATAGTGGTATCTTTGAATTGAATTTCAAAGATGAAAGGTATCTGCCTTTTGAAGGTACGGGGGCGATCAGCAGCTGGCGGCTGGAATTACCGGGAACAATCCGGCAGTTTGATTATACCACGATTACGGATGTTGTTTTACATGTAAAATATACAGCCAGAGAGGGTGGATCGGTACTTAAAGGTTTAGCAGAGACAAGTTTGAAGGATCGTTTAAATGCGATCAGTCAGACGCTGAATGAAACCGGGTTACATTTAGGTATTAATGTCAAACAGGAAATGCCTGATGTCTGGAACCTGCTGCTTAAAAATGCTTCAACTCCGGTCACGATCGCAAAATTCAAATTGCCCTATTTTGTTCAGCCCTTAACGGCAGCGATCAGCAAGGTCATTTTTGTGGCCAGGGTAAAGGGCGATCCGGGCACTTATACGCTGAAGATAGGTGGGGCTGACCTGAATTTCTCTAAATCTTCTAATTTGCTGAAAGCAGAAAGTGCTGTTATTCAGTTGGACACTGAGTTTATCTTGTCTGGAGATGCAGCTCAGCTGGCTAAACTGGAAGAATTGGTTATGGTGGTGAAATATGGGATTTAGATAGGGTTTTTGCAGGGGTACTATGCCAGAACCCCTGTACAATTAGTCCTGAAATACACTTTTTTCTTTTCCGGACATGCTTGAAAAACTGTAGTTTTGAGCATGCTTATTTTTCTGACTTTCCTGAATTCACTGATCCTGATCATTTTGTCATTGCTCCATATCTATTGGGCATTTGGCGGGCTTTGGGGAAAAGATCTGGCTGTACCAACAAATCGGTCGGGTCAGAAATTATTTATGCCCAGCGTTCTTTCTACACTGACTGTGGCCGTCGGGTTGCTGATTTTTGCACTATGTAATCTCAGTATTCAATTTTCAGCTGTTTTGCCGCTAAACCCACTATTTCTGAAATATGGAATTCTTGTGATCGGACTCATCTTTCTGCTACGTGCAATTGGTGATTTTAATTATGTTGGCTTGATGAAAAAGTACAAAACATCCGATTTCGCCAGGCAGGACAGGTTATTTTACACGCCTTTGTGTTTAACGCTTTTTGCTGCTCATTTACTGATCTTTATAGGGTTTTAACGGGATAAAATCTCGTTCTGCTGAAAAGGAAACCAGATTTGTCTACCTTTACAGCATTCTTAAATCGTATTTGAGAATGAAATATTAATTTGCTGATATGCGTCAAAAAGTGTTTTTATTCGGGCTGATTCTTATGGGACTGACCACCTGTTCTATTACGGGCTGTAAAGAAAAAAAATCTACGGCAAGTTCTGCTTTTTATTACTGGAAAACCACTTTTTTATTGGATAAATCTCAGGCTGCACTTTTAAAGGATGGAGCTGGTAATCAATTATATCTTCGTTTATTTGATGTGATCTGGGATGAACAGAAAAATGATGTCCGGCCCAATGCTGTAATCAATATTAACCAGGATGTGAGTCAATTCCATATTGTCCCGGTTATTTATAT
The sequence above is drawn from the Pedobacter cryoconitis genome and encodes:
- a CDS encoding DUF3995 domain-containing protein, producing MLIFLTFLNSLILIILSLLHIYWAFGGLWGKDLAVPTNRSGQKLFMPSVLSTLTVAVGLLIFALCNLSIQFSAVLPLNPLFLKYGILVIGLIFLLRAIGDFNYVGLMKKYKTSDFARQDRLFYTPLCLTLFAAHLLIFIGF